The following coding sequences are from one Microtus pennsylvanicus isolate mMicPen1 chromosome 1, mMicPen1.hap1, whole genome shotgun sequence window:
- the Plekhg2 gene encoding pleckstrin homology domain-containing family G member 2 isoform X1 — protein MPEGARGLSPSKPSLRLGCGHQGEACDCAAVSVTPTAAPAAPIMASPRGSGSSTSLSTVGSEGDPSPTCSASRPEPLPEPPIRLHLLPVGIQDSVKPSRLERVAKEIVETERAYVRDLRSIVEDYLGPLMDGRALGLSMEQLGTLFANIEDIYEFSSELLEDLESSNSAGGIAECFVQRSEDFDIYTLYCMNYPSSLALLRELSLSPPATLWLQERQAQLRHSLPLQSFLLKPVQRILKYHLLLQELGKHWAEGPDTGGREMVEEAIVSMTAVAWYINDMKRKQEHAARLQEVQRRLGGWTGPELSAFGELVLEGTFRGGGGGGPRLRGGERLLFLFSRMLLVAKRRGPEYTYKGHIFCCNLSVTETPRDPLGFKVSDLTIPKHRHLLQAKNQEEKRLWIHCLQRLFFENHPASIPAKAKQVLLENSLHCAPKSKSIPEPPKSPLDSPRPRDARSFTPGRRNPAPSPGLSGSRRGRRKSGEYSPLQGDPGTQGPGLLIPCVPPPEPAKESYVNPPQNEKPQVKHAGSEGELHPPPELQPPMSVSGPPEDLEDAGSPTLEPSGTSITEEILELLNQRGLRDPGPATHDIPNFPRDSRVPVESEPLSFQALPSRESSEEEEEEELEADEREPSPLHVLEGLEGSSPAEIPCMPSLTKIPNDTPSLPEIPEVPCLPSLPDIPGVFEMPCLSPMSSVPDIPSFASTPSFPCGSWLPGPLQETESSPGRLVEPPSENRVGQEEDAEGVSFPAVQTQGGTQVQGFPEELEYRSCSEIRSAWQALEQGQLARPGFPEPLLILEDSDLGGGGTSGKAGMPHSERSASRVRELARLYSERIQQMQRAETRASTNAPRRRPRVLAQPQPSPCPPQEEAEPGPLPAFGHVLVCELAFPLNCAQESVSLGPASLVQAATPLSEQGAHLNVQSLNVSDLPEQDHLGSCSPPIPLPGQSDFDSIQVPPTSPLPKQEEPPDVQVPAAAPSTEHRNYVEIQVPSTSTCLPGQECHTELQMQTTVALPNQGACASVMILATALLPKQEGHEDSQHSDSAPGSQQREVSIDQGPVAIGGRAVSPLPMYTSSPDHQIPVTISRPLSPDLPDFEGPGALPLPAQGGHPDCCIPYSPLPSLSQDTEMPAAIPMSQPQVLTGTRAEAPSFPKQKGAPGSLGPESSLTNPPPPGLSPSPLGQQNPTDGHVSAATHFTEQGCSEDLQGLVTTPVQTTVELSNPRGHLVSPVAKSESSDSTPLQSPSLSTHQLLGPSAAALSRYLAASYISQSLARRQGPGGDSLVASQGHWSSSAPTSRAPSPPPQPQPPAPPARRLSYATTVSIQVGGGGRLRPAKAQVRLNHPALLAAPNPGTCGPSQGPGGS, from the exons ATGCCCGAGGGAGCCCGGGGACTCAGCCCGTCCAAACCCAGCCTTAGGCTCGGGTGTGGCCACCAAGGTGAAGCTTGCGACTGCGCAGCTGTGAGCGTTACTCCGACAG CAGCCCCAGCAGCCCCCATCATGGCTTCCCCGAGGGGTTCCGGCAGCTCCACCTCCCTGAGCACTGTGGGCTCTGAGGGGGATCCATCACCAACCTGCTCAGCCTCCAGGCCAGAGCCCTTGCCAGAGCCCCCCATACGCCTACACCTGTTGCCCGTGGGAATCCAGGACTCGGTGAAACCCTCAAGGCTGGAGCGAGTGGCCAAGGAGATCGTGGAGACAGAACGGGCATATGTCCGGGACCTTCGCAGCATTGTGGAG GACTACCTGGGTCCCCTGATGGACGGCAGGGCCCTGGGGCTGAGCATGGAGCAGCTGGGCACGCTGTTTGCCAACATCGAGGACATCTATGAGTTTAGCAG TGAGCTGCTGGAGGACTTGGAGAGCAGCAACAGTGCAGGGGGCATCGCGGAGTGCTTTGTGCAAAGG AGCGAGGATTTTGACATCTACACATTGTACTGCATGAACTACCCGAG CTCCCTGGCCCTGCTCCGAGAGCTGTCGCTGTCTCCGCCAGCCACTCTGTGGCTGCAGGAACGTCAGGCCCAGCTCCGTCACTCCCTGCCTCTGCAGAGCTTCTTGCTGAAGCCCGTTCAGCGCATCCTGAAGTACCATCTGTTGCTGCAG GAACTGGGCAAACACTGGGCAGAGGGCCCGGACACCGGAGGACGAGAGATGGTAGAGGAAGCTATTGTGTCCATGACCGCAGTGGCCTGGTACATCAATGACATGAAGCGCAAGCAGGAGCATGCAGCACGCCTTCAG GAAGTGCAGCGGCGGCTAGGTGGCTGGACTGGCCCTGAGCTCAGTGCCTTTGGAGAACTGGTTCTGGAAGGCACCTTCCGTGGAGGCGGCGGGGGAGGCCCTCGGCTGCGAGGGGGTGAACGCCTGCTCTTCCTGTTCTCCCGGATGCTGCTTGTGGCCAAACGACGGGGGCCTGAATACACCTACAAGGGCCACATTTTT TGCTGTAACCTGAGTGTCACTGAGACGCCTCGGGACCCCTTAGGATTTAAGGTGTCGGATCTGACCATCCCCAAGCACAGACACCTGCTCCAG GCCAAGAACCAAGAAGAGAAACGGCTGTGGATCCACTGTCTCCAGCGCCTCTTCTTTGAGAATCACCCGGCTTCCATCCCTGCCAAG GCAAAGCAAGTTCTTTTGGAGAACAGCCTGCACT GTGCTCCAAAAAGCAAATCTATCCCAGAACCCCCAAAGTCCCCCCTGGACTCTCCCCGCCCTCGGGACGCTCGAAGTTTCACCCCTGGCAGAAGAAACCCAG CTCCGTCTCCGGGACTCTCTGGCAGTCGTCGTGGCCGCAGGAAGTCTGGTGAGTATTCACCCCTTCaaggggacccagggacccaagGGCCTGGCCTCCTGATACCCTGTGTCCCTCCCCCAGAGCCAGCAAAGGAATCTTATGTCAATCCTCCCCAGAACG AGAAGCCTCAAGTCAAG CATGCTGGCAGTGAAGGGGAGCTCCATCCCCCACCTGAGTTGCAGCCAcccatgtctgtttctggtccCCCTGAAGACCTGGAGGATGCTGGGTCTCCCACGTTGGAGCCATCAGGGacctccatcactgaggaaattcTAGAGTTGCTTAACCAGAGAGGCCTCAGAGACCCAGGG CCAGCCACCCACGACATTCCCAACTTCCCCAGAGACTCCAGGGTGCCAGTTGAAAGCGAACCCCTCTCGTTCCAAGCCTTGCCCAGCCGAGAGTcttcagaagaggaggaggaagaagagctggAGGCAGATGAACGGGAGCCGTCCCCACTCCACGTCTTAGAGGGGCTGGAAGGTTCCAGTCCAGCTGAAATTCCCTGCATGCCCAGCCTTACCAAGATTCCCAACGACACGCCCAGCCTTCCAGAAATTCCCGAGGTTCCCTGCCTTCCGAGCCTCCCTGACATCCCTGGTGTTTTTGAGATGCCTTGCCTTTCACCCATGTCCAGTGTCCCCGACATTCCCAGCTTTGCCAGCACCCCCTCCTTCCCCTGTGGCTCCTGGCTCCCTGGACCCTTGCAGGAGACTGAGAGCAGTCCGGGAAGACTGGTCGAGCCACCCTCAGAAAACAGAGTGGGGCAGGAGGAAGACGCAGAAGGCGTGTCATTTCCAGCTGTGCAGACCCAGGGTGGCACTCAGGTCCAAGGATTCCCGGAGGAACTGGAATATCGCTCTTGTTCAGAAATCCGAAGTGCCTGGCAAGCGCTGGAGCAGGGGCAGCTGGCCCGGCCTGGCTTCCCAGAACCGCTGCTGATCCTGGAGGACTCTGATCTCGGTGGAGGCGGCACCAGCGGGAAGGCAGGAATGCCACATTCCGAGCGCTCAGCGTCCAGGGTGCGAGAGCTGGCTCGGCTCTACAGTGAGCGGATTCAGCAGATGCAGCGAGCTGAGACGAGGGCATCCACCAATGCACCCCGCCGCCGACCTCGAGTCCTGGCCCAACCCCAGCCATCCCCCTGCCCACCCCAGGAGGAGGCTGAGCCAG GGCCCCTGCCTGCTTTTGGACATGTGCTTGTATGTGAACTGGCCTTCCCACTGAACTGTGCCCAGGAGTCTGTCTCTCTGGGCCCTGCTTCTCTGGTTCAAGCTGCCACACCTTTGTCTGAGCAAGGAGCTCACCTGAATGTCCAGAGTCTAAATGTTTCGGATTTGCCCGAACAAGACCATCTAGGCAGCTGCAGTCCACCTATCCCTTTACCTGGGCAAAGTGACTTCGACAGCATCCAGGTTCCACCCACATCCCCTTTGCCCAAGCAAGAAGAGCCTCCAGATGTCCAG GTCCCAGCTGCCGCTCCTTCAACGGAGCACAGAAACTATGTGGAAATCCAGGTGCCGTCCACCAGTACCTGCCTTCCTGGGCAAGAGTGTCACACAGAACTCCAAATGCAAACCACTGTGGCATTGCCTAACCAGGGAGCTTGTGCTAGCGTCATGATTTTAGCCACCGCCCTCTTGCCCAAGCAAGAAGGTCACGAAGACAGTCAACACTCAGACAGTGCCCCAGGAAGCCAGCAGAGAGAGGTCAGCATTGATCAGGGCCCAGTTGCCATCGGTGGCCGAGCTGTCAGCCCTTTACCAATGTACACAAGCAGCCCTGACCATCAGATCCCAGTCACCATCTCCCGGCCATTGTCACCTGACCTCCCAGACTTCGAGGGTCCTGGCGCCTTACCTCTCCCGGCACAGGGAGGTCATCCGGACTGCTGCATCCCATACAGCCCGCTGCCGTCTTTGTCCCAAGACACTGAGATGCCAGCTGCCATACCCATGTCCCAGCCCCAAGTCCTTACAGGCACCAGGGCCGAAGCTCCCTCGTTCCCCAAGCAGAAGGGAGCTCCAGGTTCTCTGGGTCCAGAGTCCAGCCTCACCAACCCACCACCTCCCGGACTCTCACCTTCTCCACTGGGCCAGCAGAACCCCACAGATGGCCATGTTTCAGCTGCCACACACTTCACCGAACAAGGATGCTCTGAGGACCTTCAAGGCCTAGTAACCACCCCGGTTCAGACCACCGTGGAGTTATCTAACCCAAGAGGCCATTTGGTCTCTCCCGTTGCCAAGTCAGAGTCTTCAGACTCGACCCCACTGCAAAGCCCCTCACTCTCCACTCACCAGCTCCTGGGCCCCAGTGCAGCTGCCCTCTCAAGGTACCTGGCAGCTTCGTACATCAGCCAGAGCCTGGCTCGGCGTCAGGGACCTGGTGGAGACAGCCTGGTAGCCTCCCAGGGTCACTGGTCCTCCTCTGCCCCCACATCACGGgcaccttcaccaccacctcaaccccagcccccagcccctccaGCCAGGAGGCTCAGCTACGCCACCACAGTTAGTATCCAGGTAGGTGGTGGTGGGCGTCTACGTCCAGCCAAAGCCCAGGTTCGGCTGAACCACCCTGCTCTCTTGGCAGCCCCCAACCCGGGAACCTGTGGGCCTTCCCAAGGCCCAGGGGGCTCCTGA
- the Plekhg2 gene encoding pleckstrin homology domain-containing family G member 2 isoform X3, which translates to MPEGARGLSPSKPSLRLGCGHQGEACDCAAVSVTPTAPAAPIMASPRGSGSSTSLSTVGSEGDPSPTCSASRPEPLPEPPIRLHLLPVGIQDSVKPSRLERVAKEIVETERAYVRDLRSIVEDYLGPLMDGRALGLSMEQLGTLFANIEDIYEFSSELLEDLESSNSAGGIAECFVQRSEDFDIYTLYCMNYPSSLALLRELSLSPPATLWLQERQAQLRHSLPLQSFLLKPVQRILKYHLLLQELGKHWAEGPDTGGREMVEEAIVSMTAVAWYINDMKRKQEHAARLQEVQRRLGGWTGPELSAFGELVLEGTFRGGGGGGPRLRGGERLLFLFSRMLLVAKRRGPEYTYKGHIFCCNLSVTETPRDPLGFKVSDLTIPKHRHLLQAKNQEEKRLWIHCLQRLFFENHPASIPAKAKQVLLENSLHCAPKSKSIPEPPKSPLDSPRPRDARSFTPGRRNPAPSPGLSGSRRGRRKSEPAKESYVNPPQNEKPQVKHAGSEGELHPPPELQPPMSVSGPPEDLEDAGSPTLEPSGTSITEEILELLNQRGLRDPGPATHDIPNFPRDSRVPVESEPLSFQALPSRESSEEEEEEELEADEREPSPLHVLEGLEGSSPAEIPCMPSLTKIPNDTPSLPEIPEVPCLPSLPDIPGVFEMPCLSPMSSVPDIPSFASTPSFPCGSWLPGPLQETESSPGRLVEPPSENRVGQEEDAEGVSFPAVQTQGGTQVQGFPEELEYRSCSEIRSAWQALEQGQLARPGFPEPLLILEDSDLGGGGTSGKAGMPHSERSASRVRELARLYSERIQQMQRAETRASTNAPRRRPRVLAQPQPSPCPPQEEAEPGPLPAFGHVLVCELAFPLNCAQESVSLGPASLVQAATPLSEQGAHLNVQSLNVSDLPEQDHLGSCSPPIPLPGQSDFDSIQVPPTSPLPKQEEPPDVQVPAASTLPDQGQVPAAAPSTEHRNYVEIQVPSTSTCLPGQECHTELQMQTTVALPNQGACASVMILATALLPKQEGHEDSQHSDSAPGSQQREVSIDQGPVAIGGRAVSPLPMYTSSPDHQIPVTISRPLSPDLPDFEGPGALPLPAQGGHPDCCIPYSPLPSLSQDTEMPAAIPMSQPQVLTGTRAEAPSFPKQKGAPGSLGPESSLTNPPPPGLSPSPLGQQNPTDGHVSAATHFTEQGCSEDLQGLVTTPVQTTVELSNPRGHLVSPVAKSESSDSTPLQSPSLSTHQLLGPSAAALSRYLAASYISQSLARRQGPGGDSLVASQGHWSSSAPTSRAPSPPPQPQPPAPPARRLSYATTVSIQVGGGGRLRPAKAQVRLNHPALLAAPNPGTCGPSQGPGGS; encoded by the exons ATGCCCGAGGGAGCCCGGGGACTCAGCCCGTCCAAACCCAGCCTTAGGCTCGGGTGTGGCCACCAAGGTGAAGCTTGCGACTGCGCAGCTGTGAGCGTTACTCCGACAG CCCCAGCAGCCCCCATCATGGCTTCCCCGAGGGGTTCCGGCAGCTCCACCTCCCTGAGCACTGTGGGCTCTGAGGGGGATCCATCACCAACCTGCTCAGCCTCCAGGCCAGAGCCCTTGCCAGAGCCCCCCATACGCCTACACCTGTTGCCCGTGGGAATCCAGGACTCGGTGAAACCCTCAAGGCTGGAGCGAGTGGCCAAGGAGATCGTGGAGACAGAACGGGCATATGTCCGGGACCTTCGCAGCATTGTGGAG GACTACCTGGGTCCCCTGATGGACGGCAGGGCCCTGGGGCTGAGCATGGAGCAGCTGGGCACGCTGTTTGCCAACATCGAGGACATCTATGAGTTTAGCAG TGAGCTGCTGGAGGACTTGGAGAGCAGCAACAGTGCAGGGGGCATCGCGGAGTGCTTTGTGCAAAGG AGCGAGGATTTTGACATCTACACATTGTACTGCATGAACTACCCGAG CTCCCTGGCCCTGCTCCGAGAGCTGTCGCTGTCTCCGCCAGCCACTCTGTGGCTGCAGGAACGTCAGGCCCAGCTCCGTCACTCCCTGCCTCTGCAGAGCTTCTTGCTGAAGCCCGTTCAGCGCATCCTGAAGTACCATCTGTTGCTGCAG GAACTGGGCAAACACTGGGCAGAGGGCCCGGACACCGGAGGACGAGAGATGGTAGAGGAAGCTATTGTGTCCATGACCGCAGTGGCCTGGTACATCAATGACATGAAGCGCAAGCAGGAGCATGCAGCACGCCTTCAG GAAGTGCAGCGGCGGCTAGGTGGCTGGACTGGCCCTGAGCTCAGTGCCTTTGGAGAACTGGTTCTGGAAGGCACCTTCCGTGGAGGCGGCGGGGGAGGCCCTCGGCTGCGAGGGGGTGAACGCCTGCTCTTCCTGTTCTCCCGGATGCTGCTTGTGGCCAAACGACGGGGGCCTGAATACACCTACAAGGGCCACATTTTT TGCTGTAACCTGAGTGTCACTGAGACGCCTCGGGACCCCTTAGGATTTAAGGTGTCGGATCTGACCATCCCCAAGCACAGACACCTGCTCCAG GCCAAGAACCAAGAAGAGAAACGGCTGTGGATCCACTGTCTCCAGCGCCTCTTCTTTGAGAATCACCCGGCTTCCATCCCTGCCAAG GCAAAGCAAGTTCTTTTGGAGAACAGCCTGCACT GTGCTCCAAAAAGCAAATCTATCCCAGAACCCCCAAAGTCCCCCCTGGACTCTCCCCGCCCTCGGGACGCTCGAAGTTTCACCCCTGGCAGAAGAAACCCAG CTCCGTCTCCGGGACTCTCTGGCAGTCGTCGTGGCCGCAGGAAGTCTG AGCCAGCAAAGGAATCTTATGTCAATCCTCCCCAGAACG AGAAGCCTCAAGTCAAG CATGCTGGCAGTGAAGGGGAGCTCCATCCCCCACCTGAGTTGCAGCCAcccatgtctgtttctggtccCCCTGAAGACCTGGAGGATGCTGGGTCTCCCACGTTGGAGCCATCAGGGacctccatcactgaggaaattcTAGAGTTGCTTAACCAGAGAGGCCTCAGAGACCCAGGG CCAGCCACCCACGACATTCCCAACTTCCCCAGAGACTCCAGGGTGCCAGTTGAAAGCGAACCCCTCTCGTTCCAAGCCTTGCCCAGCCGAGAGTcttcagaagaggaggaggaagaagagctggAGGCAGATGAACGGGAGCCGTCCCCACTCCACGTCTTAGAGGGGCTGGAAGGTTCCAGTCCAGCTGAAATTCCCTGCATGCCCAGCCTTACCAAGATTCCCAACGACACGCCCAGCCTTCCAGAAATTCCCGAGGTTCCCTGCCTTCCGAGCCTCCCTGACATCCCTGGTGTTTTTGAGATGCCTTGCCTTTCACCCATGTCCAGTGTCCCCGACATTCCCAGCTTTGCCAGCACCCCCTCCTTCCCCTGTGGCTCCTGGCTCCCTGGACCCTTGCAGGAGACTGAGAGCAGTCCGGGAAGACTGGTCGAGCCACCCTCAGAAAACAGAGTGGGGCAGGAGGAAGACGCAGAAGGCGTGTCATTTCCAGCTGTGCAGACCCAGGGTGGCACTCAGGTCCAAGGATTCCCGGAGGAACTGGAATATCGCTCTTGTTCAGAAATCCGAAGTGCCTGGCAAGCGCTGGAGCAGGGGCAGCTGGCCCGGCCTGGCTTCCCAGAACCGCTGCTGATCCTGGAGGACTCTGATCTCGGTGGAGGCGGCACCAGCGGGAAGGCAGGAATGCCACATTCCGAGCGCTCAGCGTCCAGGGTGCGAGAGCTGGCTCGGCTCTACAGTGAGCGGATTCAGCAGATGCAGCGAGCTGAGACGAGGGCATCCACCAATGCACCCCGCCGCCGACCTCGAGTCCTGGCCCAACCCCAGCCATCCCCCTGCCCACCCCAGGAGGAGGCTGAGCCAG GGCCCCTGCCTGCTTTTGGACATGTGCTTGTATGTGAACTGGCCTTCCCACTGAACTGTGCCCAGGAGTCTGTCTCTCTGGGCCCTGCTTCTCTGGTTCAAGCTGCCACACCTTTGTCTGAGCAAGGAGCTCACCTGAATGTCCAGAGTCTAAATGTTTCGGATTTGCCCGAACAAGACCATCTAGGCAGCTGCAGTCCACCTATCCCTTTACCTGGGCAAAGTGACTTCGACAGCATCCAGGTTCCACCCACATCCCCTTTGCCCAAGCAAGAAGAGCCTCCAGATGTCCAGGTACCAGCTGCCTCCACTTTGCCTGATCAGGGTCAGGTCCCAGCTGCCGCTCCTTCAACGGAGCACAGAAACTATGTGGAAATCCAGGTGCCGTCCACCAGTACCTGCCTTCCTGGGCAAGAGTGTCACACAGAACTCCAAATGCAAACCACTGTGGCATTGCCTAACCAGGGAGCTTGTGCTAGCGTCATGATTTTAGCCACCGCCCTCTTGCCCAAGCAAGAAGGTCACGAAGACAGTCAACACTCAGACAGTGCCCCAGGAAGCCAGCAGAGAGAGGTCAGCATTGATCAGGGCCCAGTTGCCATCGGTGGCCGAGCTGTCAGCCCTTTACCAATGTACACAAGCAGCCCTGACCATCAGATCCCAGTCACCATCTCCCGGCCATTGTCACCTGACCTCCCAGACTTCGAGGGTCCTGGCGCCTTACCTCTCCCGGCACAGGGAGGTCATCCGGACTGCTGCATCCCATACAGCCCGCTGCCGTCTTTGTCCCAAGACACTGAGATGCCAGCTGCCATACCCATGTCCCAGCCCCAAGTCCTTACAGGCACCAGGGCCGAAGCTCCCTCGTTCCCCAAGCAGAAGGGAGCTCCAGGTTCTCTGGGTCCAGAGTCCAGCCTCACCAACCCACCACCTCCCGGACTCTCACCTTCTCCACTGGGCCAGCAGAACCCCACAGATGGCCATGTTTCAGCTGCCACACACTTCACCGAACAAGGATGCTCTGAGGACCTTCAAGGCCTAGTAACCACCCCGGTTCAGACCACCGTGGAGTTATCTAACCCAAGAGGCCATTTGGTCTCTCCCGTTGCCAAGTCAGAGTCTTCAGACTCGACCCCACTGCAAAGCCCCTCACTCTCCACTCACCAGCTCCTGGGCCCCAGTGCAGCTGCCCTCTCAAGGTACCTGGCAGCTTCGTACATCAGCCAGAGCCTGGCTCGGCGTCAGGGACCTGGTGGAGACAGCCTGGTAGCCTCCCAGGGTCACTGGTCCTCCTCTGCCCCCACATCACGGgcaccttcaccaccacctcaaccccagcccccagcccctccaGCCAGGAGGCTCAGCTACGCCACCACAGTTAGTATCCAGGTAGGTGGTGGTGGGCGTCTACGTCCAGCCAAAGCCCAGGTTCGGCTGAACCACCCTGCTCTCTTGGCAGCCCCCAACCCGGGAACCTGTGGGCCTTCCCAAGGCCCAGGGGGCTCCTGA